Within the Pseudomonas orientalis genome, the region TTCTTCCGTTTCCGCCGTTCTGCTCATGGAGCAGGGTTATGAGGTGGAAGGCCTGTTCATGAAGAACTGGGAAGAAGACGATGGAACGGAATATTGCACCGCCATGGACGACCTGGCGGACGCCCAGGCCGTGTGCGACAAGATCGGTATCAAGCTGCACACCGCCAACTTCGCCGCCGAATACTGGGACAATGTGTTCGAGCACTTTCTGGCCGAATACAAGGCCGGCCGTACGCCGAACCCGGACATCCTGTGCAACCGCGAGATCAAGTTCAAGGCGTTCCTCGACTACGCCATGATGCTGGGCGCCGACCTGATCGCCACTGGCCACTACGTACGCCGCCGCGACATCGATGGCCGTACCGAACTGCTCAAGGGCCTGGACCCGAACAAGGACCAGAGCTACTTCCTGCACGCCGTCGGCGGTGAACAGATCGCCAAGACCCTGTTCCCGGTCGGTGAGCTGGAAAAGCCCGAAGTGCGCAGGATCGCCGAGAAACACGGCCTGGCCACCGCCAAGAAGAAGGACTCCACCGGCATCTGCTTTATCGGCGAGCGCCGCTTCAGCGACTTCCTCAAGCAATACCTGCCGGCACAACCGGGCGAAATCAAAACCACCGACGGTGAAGTGATCGGCCGTCACCATGGCCTGATGTACCACACCATCGGCCAGCGCCAGGGCCTGGGCATTGGCGGCTTGAAAGACGCCGGTGAAGAGCCGTGGTACGTGCTGGTCAAGGACCTGGAAAACAACGTGCTGATCGTCGGCCAGGGCAACGAACACCCGCTGCTGTTCTCAGGCGCCCTGCTTGCTTCGGACATCTATTGGGTCAACCCGATTGACCTGAGCGCCCCGCGCCGGCTGACCGCCAAAGTACGCTATCGCCAAAGCGACCAGCCGTGCACCCTGGAAAAAACCGCCACGGGTTACCGCGCCACCTTCGATGACCCGCAACGTGCGGTCACTCCAGGCCAATCCGTGGTGTTCTATGACGGCGAAATCTGCCTGGGCGGCGGCGTCATCGAAGTCGCGCAAGCCTGGAGCAACCCGGCATGAGCCCGACCCAGGAGCAATTGACGGCCCTTGGCGGCGTATTTCTGGCTGCGGTACTGGTGGACAAGATCGCCAAGACCGGCCAGGTCACCGAGGCAGGCCTGACCTGCATGCTCGGCAGCCTGTTGATCCGCGACCCCAAGGACACCCTGGAAGTCTACGGCGGCGACGACCTGGCCTTGCGTGAAGGTTACCGGGCCCTGATCGGCGCCCTGGAACGCGACCCCAGCACCCTGCAGCGCGAACCCTTGCGCTACGCCCTGTCGATGCTCGGCCTGGAGCGCCAGCTGGCCAAGCGTGACGACCTGCTCGAAACCATCGGCAAACGCCTGCCGCAGATCCAATCCCAGGTTGAACATTTTGGCCCAGCCCACGAAAACGTGATTGCAGCCTGTGGCGCGCTGTACCAGGACACCTTGAGCACCTTGCGCCAGCGCATCCAGGTGCACGGCGACATGCGCAACCTGCAGCAACCGAACAACGCCTCGAAAATCCGCGCCCTGCTCCTGGCGGGGATTCGTTCGGCACGGTTGTGGCGCCAGTTGGGCGGTCATCGTTGGCAGTTGGTGATCAGCCGACGCAAATTGCTCAAAGAGCTTTACCCGTTGATGCGCAACGAATAAGTCGCACCAGCAAACCTTTTTCACGCTGTTACGCGTAATACGCCGGTCAGTTGGCGACGGACCGGCGAATTTTTTCATGTATGATACGCGCCCCATTTCGTTGCCCGACTGTCCGAGAACACCCCATGCAGCTTTCTTCGCTCACTGCGGTTTCCCCTGTTGACGGCCGCTACGCCGGCAAAACCCAGGCCCTGCGCCCTATTTTCAGCGAATACGGTTTGATCCGTGCTCGTGTCCTGGTTGAAGTGCGCTGGCTCCAGCGCCTGGCCGCTCACCCCGCCATCAGCGAAGTGCCGGCGTTTTCCGCCGAGGCCAACGCTGTCTTGAATACCCTGGCGGAAAACTTCTCCCTGGAGCACGCCGAGCGTGTGAAAGAGATCGAGCGCACCACCAACCACGACGTCAAGGCCATCGAGTACCTGCTCAAAGAGCAAGCGGCCAAGCTGCCGGAACTGGCCCAGGTCAGCGAGTTCATCCACTTTGCCTGCACCAGCGAGGACATCAACAACCTGTCCCACGCCCTGATGCTGCGCGAAGGCCGTGATGACGTAATGCTGCCGCTGATGCGCCAGACCGCCGAAGCGATCCGCGAACTGGCGATCCGCTTCGCCGCCGTGCCGATGCTCTCGCGCACCCACGGCCAGCCGGCATCGCCGACCACCCTGGGCAAGGAACTGGCCAACGTGGTGTACCGCCTGGAGCGCCAGATCGCGCAAGTCGCCGCCGTGCCGCTGCTGGGCAAGATCAACGGCGCCGTGGGCAACTACAACGCACACCTGTCGGCCTACCCCGAGATCGACTGGGAAGCCAACGCCCGCGCCTTTATCGAAGACGAACTGGGCCTGGGCTTCAACCCCTACACCACGCAGATCGAACCCCACGACTACATCGCCGAGCTGTTCGACGCGATCGCACGTTTCAACACTATCCTGATCGACTTCGATCGCGATATCTGGGGCTACATCTCCCTGGGCTACTTCAAGCAGCGCACCATTGCCGGTGAAATCGGTTCGTCGACCATGCCGCACAAGGTCAACCCGATCGACTTCGAAAACTCCGAAGGCAACCTCGGCATCGCCAACGCCCTGTTCCAGCACCTGGCCAGCAAGTTGCCGATCTCGCGCTGGCAGCGCGACCTGACCGATTCCACCGTACTGCGCAATCTCGGCGTGGGCTTTGCCCACAGCGTGATCGCGTACGAAGCCAGCCTCAAGGGCATCAGCAAGCTGGAGCTCAACGAGCAGAAAATCGCCGCTGACCTGGATGCCTGCTGGGAAGTCCTGGCGGAGCCGATCCAGACCGTGATGCGCCGCTACAACATCGAAAACCCTTACGAGAAGCTCAAAGAGTTGACGCGCGGCAAGGGCATCACCTCCGATGCGCTGCAAACTTTCATCGACGGCCTGGACATGCCAGCCGCCGCCAAGGCCGAGCTGAAACTGCTCACCCCGGCCAACTACATCGGTAACGCTGTAGAGCAAGCCAAGCGCATCTGATCATCGCACGACCCTTTGAGACGCCCGGCCGCGCCGGGCGTTTTTATTCCTGTCTTAAAAGTGCTTTTTTTCAATAGGTTACACATGAATCCTGATATCCCTCTTCAACTACTGGGCGGCATCACGGCACGGGAATTCCTGCGCGACTACTGGCAGAAGAAACCGCTGCTGATCCGCCAGGCCATCCCCGACTTCGAAAGCCCGATCGACGCCGACGAACTGGCCGGCCTGGCCCTGGAAGAAGAAGTCGAGTCGCGCCTGGTGATCGAACACGGCGAACGTCCGTGGGAGCTGCGTCGCGGCCCGTTCGCCGAAGACGCCTTCAGCACCCTGCCCGAGCGTGAATGGACCCTGCTGGTACAGGCAGTGGATCAGTTCGTGCCGGAAGTCGCCGAGCTGCTCGAGCATTTTCGCTTCCTGCCAAGCTGGCGCATCGATGATGTGATG harbors:
- the mnmA gene encoding tRNA 2-thiouridine(34) synthase MnmA, whose amino-acid sequence is MRDPAPSDTQKKRVIVGMSGGVDSSVSAVLLMEQGYEVEGLFMKNWEEDDGTEYCTAMDDLADAQAVCDKIGIKLHTANFAAEYWDNVFEHFLAEYKAGRTPNPDILCNREIKFKAFLDYAMMLGADLIATGHYVRRRDIDGRTELLKGLDPNKDQSYFLHAVGGEQIAKTLFPVGELEKPEVRRIAEKHGLATAKKKDSTGICFIGERRFSDFLKQYLPAQPGEIKTTDGEVIGRHHGLMYHTIGQRQGLGIGGLKDAGEEPWYVLVKDLENNVLIVGQGNEHPLLFSGALLASDIYWVNPIDLSAPRRLTAKVRYRQSDQPCTLEKTATGYRATFDDPQRAVTPGQSVVFYDGEICLGGGVIEVAQAWSNPA
- the hflD gene encoding high frequency lysogenization protein HflD, producing MSPTQEQLTALGGVFLAAVLVDKIAKTGQVTEAGLTCMLGSLLIRDPKDTLEVYGGDDLALREGYRALIGALERDPSTLQREPLRYALSMLGLERQLAKRDDLLETIGKRLPQIQSQVEHFGPAHENVIAACGALYQDTLSTLRQRIQVHGDMRNLQQPNNASKIRALLLAGIRSARLWRQLGGHRWQLVISRRKLLKELYPLMRNE
- the purB gene encoding adenylosuccinate lyase, with amino-acid sequence MQLSSLTAVSPVDGRYAGKTQALRPIFSEYGLIRARVLVEVRWLQRLAAHPAISEVPAFSAEANAVLNTLAENFSLEHAERVKEIERTTNHDVKAIEYLLKEQAAKLPELAQVSEFIHFACTSEDINNLSHALMLREGRDDVMLPLMRQTAEAIRELAIRFAAVPMLSRTHGQPASPTTLGKELANVVYRLERQIAQVAAVPLLGKINGAVGNYNAHLSAYPEIDWEANARAFIEDELGLGFNPYTTQIEPHDYIAELFDAIARFNTILIDFDRDIWGYISLGYFKQRTIAGEIGSSTMPHKVNPIDFENSEGNLGIANALFQHLASKLPISRWQRDLTDSTVLRNLGVGFAHSVIAYEASLKGISKLELNEQKIAADLDACWEVLAEPIQTVMRRYNIENPYEKLKELTRGKGITSDALQTFIDGLDMPAAAKAELKLLTPANYIGNAVEQAKRI